Proteins encoded by one window of Lathyrus oleraceus cultivar Zhongwan6 chromosome 1, CAAS_Psat_ZW6_1.0, whole genome shotgun sequence:
- the LOC127125928 gene encoding protein Iojap, chloroplastic, with translation MIPSSTLLSLAGPAVPASFSGDMAHPEAKCSPKPRNIFNNFRKKVLPLQRYSVNGSNLKRSNSISTFAFGKEAKDNFFSDVSEDTDDMYDELLNNYGKVVYKKKDQKPASEEIDDDSESLSFAVEMATVASEVKAGDIKVLFVKPLVYWTRFFIIATAFSRPQIDAIGSRIRDRAEKKYGKIPNGDSKPNSWTLLDFGDVVVHLFLPPQRAFYNLEEFYGNATAVELPFENQSPFTNERGAFDLLDDAES, from the exons ATGATACCGTCTTCCACTCTCCTATCACTCGCCGGACCCGCCGTCCCGGCCTCCTTTTCCGGCGACATGGCTCATCCCGAAGCCAAGTGCTCTCCAAAACCTAGAAATATTTTCAACAATTTCCGCAAAAAGGTGCTTCCTTTACAACGGTACAGCGTCAATGGTTCGAATTTGAAGAGAAGCAACTCAATTTCGACCTTTGCATTCGGCAAAGAAGCCAAGGATAATTTCTTCTCG GATGTAAGTGAAGATACCGATGATATGTATGATGAATTATTGAATAATTATGGAAAAGTAGTGTATAAGAAAAAAGATCAAAAGCCTGCAAGTGAAGAGATCGACGATGATTCCGAAAGCTTATCAT TTGCTGTGGAAATGGCCACAGTTGCGAGTGAGGTTAAAGCGGGGGATATAAAGGTCTTGTTTGTGAAGCCACTTGTTTACTGGACTCGATTTTTTATCATAGCTACAGCATTTTCTCGTCCCCAAATTGATGCTATTGG GTCGAGAATTAGAGATCGAGCTGAAAAGAAATATGGTAAAATTCCAAATGGAGACTCAAAACCTAACTCATGGACCCTGTTGGACTTCG GTGATGTTGTTGTCCATCTATTTCTTCCTCCACAAAGAGCTTTCTATAATTTGGAAGAGTTTTACGGTAACGCAACAGCAGTAGAGTTGCCTTTTGAAAACCAATCACCATTTACCAATGAGAGAGGAGCCTTTGATTTGTTAGATGATGCAGAGAGTTGA
- the LOC127126377 gene encoding eukaryotic translation initiation factor 2 subunit gamma, with amino-acid sequence MSRKGLMEQDLSKLDVTKLHPLSPEVISRQATINIGTIGHVAHGKSTVVKAISGVQTVRFKNELERNITIKLGYANAKIYKCEDERCPRPMSYKAYGSGKEDNPLCDVLGFENSKMKLLRHVSFVDCPGHDILMATMLNGAAIMDGALLLIAANESCPQPQTSEHLAAVEIMRLQHIIILQNKVDLIQENVAINQHEAIQKFIQGTVADSAPVVPISAQLKYNIDVVCEYIVKKIPIPERNFISPPNMIVIRSFDVNKPGYEVDEIKGGVAGGSILRGVLKVNQFIEVRPGIVVKDESGNIRCTPIYSRIVSLYAEQNELQFAVPGGLIGVGTTMDPTLTRADRLVGQVLGEVGSLPEVFVELEVNFFLLRRLLGVRTKGSERQGKVAKLAKGEMLMLNIGSMSTGARVVAVKNDLAKLQLTSPVCTSKGEKIALSRRVEKHWRLIGWGQIQAGITLEVPPAPILS; translated from the exons ATGTCGCGGAAGGGGTTGATGGAACAAGACCTGAGTAAGTTGGATGTGACAAAACTGCATCCACTTTCTCCTGAAGTCATATCTCGCCAGGCTACTATCAATATTG GCACCATAGGTCATGTGGCACATGGAAAGTCGACTGTTGTGAAAGCAATATCAGGTGTTCAG ACTGTGCGTTTTAAAAATGAGTTGGAACGTAACATTACAATCAAGCTTGGTTATGCAAATGCAAAAATATACAAGTGTGAAGATGAGCGGTGTCCAAGGCCTATGTCCTACAA GGCTTATGGAAGTGGAAAGGAAGATAATCCTTTGTGTGACGTACTAGGGTTTGAAAATTCCAAGATGAAATTGCTGAGACATGTTTCTTTTGTTGATTGCCCA GGACATGATATTCTCATGGCTACTATGCTTAATGGAGCAGCAATCATGGACGGTGCTTTGCTACTCATTGCTGCTAATGAAAGCTGCCCGCAACCACAAACTTCTGAGCATTTAGCTGCCGTGGAAATTATGCGTCTACAGCACATAATTATCCTTCAGAACAAGGTAGACTTGATTCAAGAAAATGTGGCAATCAACCAGCATGAAGCAATTCAGAAGTTTATTCAA GGAACTGTTGCTGATAGTGCACCAGTAGTACCTATTTCAGCACAATTGAAGTATAATATTGATGTTGTGTGTGAGTACATTGTGAAAAAGATCCCTATCCCTGAACGGAATTTCATTTCTCCACCTAATATGATAGTAATTCGGTCATTTGATGTCAATAAACCCGGTTATGAGGTTGATGAAATAAAAGGAGGTGTAGCTGGTGGAAGCATTCTAAGG GGTGTTTTAAAGGTCAACCAATTCATTGAAGTTCGACCTGGAATAGTTGTTAAAGACGAGAGTGGAAACATCCGATGCACACCTATCTACTCGAGAATAGTTTCATTATATGCTGAACAAAATGAGCTTCAGTTTGCAGTTCCTGGAGGCCTTATTGGTGTTGGAACAACAATGGACCCCACCTTGACTCGTGCTGACAGGTTGGTAGGGCAAGTTCTTGGAGAGGTTGGATCACTGCCCGAGGTTTTTGTGGAACTTGAG GTAAACTTTTTCTTGCTTCGACGGCTTCTTGGTGTCCGGACAAAAGGTTCGGAGAGACAAGGAAAAGTCGCAAAACTGGCGAAAGGAGAGATGCTTATGTTGAACATAGGATCAATGTCAACAGGTGCCAGAGTGGTTGCTGTGAAGAATGACTTGGCGAAATTGCAACTTACTTCCCCTGTGTGCACCAGCAAGGGTGAGAAGATTGCTCTAAGTAGACGTGTCGAGAAGCATTGGCGTCTTATCGGCTGGGGCCAAATCCAAGCTGGAATCACCCTTGAAGTCCCTCCTGCACCCATTCTGAGTTGA
- the LOC127125781 gene encoding uncharacterized protein LOC127125781 isoform X2 — protein MAGSGLPSLGRVKLADLVPSDGLPSDSYKISVSILSQSLAQFSAVIIQFPATDGALIRSGLESARLYFHQRETYLPADIIHSSESHDWCKTSGYYADPHLWQETYDYRPGLTHSEPNSSIELPPAGLSDMFSLFGKAARDILDAISFHLNLRSSPFVEILDNVPLRNREISSSVLSVCCHARPSFQGPQHHNIATTQEDGQLLMYPDHDHQVDKSLISLVKSDRAGLHVKDYQGRWILVDGDLGPQEAIVYPGLALYQATAGYVNPALHKTEINMEANMYGRCSLGFKLLPKSMTSLDCSEMRAAGYGIETQFQLPVPVDDFMQRSHPTDHLFNRPAFQCFNFQPTHDGSMKTLIRRRKQNPKSKPLPPSKRLRLEAQRVLKERVQDIADKKGIKLRFCNIKECESHFHTLDSPCANIRMEIGWPPGVPFVHPHDLPNKAKLGFLEAYEPGWTEAHQNIDRNQSP, from the exons ATGGCAGGCAGTGGCTTGCCTTCTTTGGGACGTGTGAAGCTCGCTGATTTAGTTCCTTCGGACGGGTTACCGTCTGATTCTTATAAAATTTCAGTTTCAATTTTGTCGCAATCGCTAGCTCAATTTTCAGCTGTCATTATTCAGTTTCCTGCAACTGATGGTGCTCTTATAAGATCTGGTTTAGAATCTGCTCGTTTGTATTTTCATCAAAGAGAAACATATCTGCCTGCAGATATAATCCATTCGAGTGAGTCTCATGATTGGTGTAAAACTTCTGGTTACTATGCAGATCCTCATTTGTGGCAAGAAACATATGATTATAGACCAGGTTTAACTCATTCGGAACCGAATAGCTCGATTGAGTTGCCTCCGGCTGGTTTGTCCGATATGTTTTCTTTATTTGGAAAAGCGGCAAGGGATATTCTGGATGCAATTAGCTTCCATTTGAATTTACGCAGTTCTCCGTTTGTAGAAATATTGGATAATGTTCCCTTGAGAAATCGGGAAATTTCATCTTCAGTTTTGTCTGTTTGCTGTCATGCTAGGCCTTCGTTTCAAGGGCCACAACATCATAATATAGCTACTACTCAAGAGGATGGTCAATTGCTTATGTATCCTGATCATGATCATCAAGTTGATAAAAGCCTGATATCTCTTGTTAAGTCTGATAGAGCGGGTTTACATGTTAAAGACTATCAAGGTCGGTGGATTCTTGTGGACGGTGATTTGGGGCCTCAAGAGGCTATTGTTTATCCTGGGCTTGCTCTTTATCAAGCAACAGCAGGATATGTTAACCCTGCATTGCACAAAACTGAGATCAATATGGAGGCTAACATGTATGGGAGGTGTTCTTTAGGGTTCAAACTTTTGCCTAAATCAATGACTAGTCTTGATTGTTCGGAAATGAGAGCGGCCGGTTACGGAATTGAAACTCAGTTTCAGCTTCCTGTTCCTGTTGATGATTTTATGCAACGTTCGCATCCAACTGACCACCTTTTTAATAGGCCTGCTTTTCAATGCTTCAATTTCCAACCAACACATGACG GATCCATGAAGACTTTGATACGGAGGAGGAAGCAAAATCCTAAAAGCAAACCTCTGCCACCTTCCAAGAGGTTAAGGCTTGAGGCGCAGAGAGTTTTGAAAGAAAGAGTCCAAGACATTGCAGATAAGAAAGGCATCAAGCTGCGCTTCTGTAATATCAAGGAATGTGAAAGTCACTTTCACACCCTAGACAGCCCGTGTGCAAATATACGAATGGAGATAGGATGGCCACCTGGAGTACCATTTGTCCATCCCCATGATTTGCCCAATAAGGCAAAGCTAGGATTTCTTGAAGCATATGAACCTGGTTGGACAGAAGCGCATCAAAACATAGACAG GAATCAATCCCCCTAG
- the LOC127125781 gene encoding uncharacterized protein LOC127125781 isoform X1, with the protein MAGSGLPSLGRVKLADLVPSDGLPSDSYKISVSILSQSLAQFSAVIIQFPATDGALIRSGLESARLYFHQRETYLPADIIHSSESHDWCKTSGYYADPHLWQETYDYRPGLTHSEPNSSIELPPAGLSDMFSLFGKAARDILDAISFHLNLRSSPFVEILDNVPLRNREISSSVLSVCCHARPSFQGPQHHNIATTQEDGQLLMYPDHDHQVDKSLISLVKSDRAGLHVKDYQGRWILVDGDLGPQEAIVYPGLALYQATAGYVNPALHKTEINMEANMYGRCSLGFKLLPKSMTSLDCSEMRAAGYGIETQFQLPVPVDDFMQRSHPTDHLFNRPAFQCFNFQPTHDGSMKTLIRRRKQNPKSKPLPPSKRLRLEAQRVLKERVQDIADKKGIKLRFCNIKECESHFHTLDSPCANIRMEIGWPPGVPFVHPHDLPNKAKLGFLEAYEPGWTEAHQNIDRLVNTLISVTESIPLVSNIWTTGDQVVKTF; encoded by the exons ATGGCAGGCAGTGGCTTGCCTTCTTTGGGACGTGTGAAGCTCGCTGATTTAGTTCCTTCGGACGGGTTACCGTCTGATTCTTATAAAATTTCAGTTTCAATTTTGTCGCAATCGCTAGCTCAATTTTCAGCTGTCATTATTCAGTTTCCTGCAACTGATGGTGCTCTTATAAGATCTGGTTTAGAATCTGCTCGTTTGTATTTTCATCAAAGAGAAACATATCTGCCTGCAGATATAATCCATTCGAGTGAGTCTCATGATTGGTGTAAAACTTCTGGTTACTATGCAGATCCTCATTTGTGGCAAGAAACATATGATTATAGACCAGGTTTAACTCATTCGGAACCGAATAGCTCGATTGAGTTGCCTCCGGCTGGTTTGTCCGATATGTTTTCTTTATTTGGAAAAGCGGCAAGGGATATTCTGGATGCAATTAGCTTCCATTTGAATTTACGCAGTTCTCCGTTTGTAGAAATATTGGATAATGTTCCCTTGAGAAATCGGGAAATTTCATCTTCAGTTTTGTCTGTTTGCTGTCATGCTAGGCCTTCGTTTCAAGGGCCACAACATCATAATATAGCTACTACTCAAGAGGATGGTCAATTGCTTATGTATCCTGATCATGATCATCAAGTTGATAAAAGCCTGATATCTCTTGTTAAGTCTGATAGAGCGGGTTTACATGTTAAAGACTATCAAGGTCGGTGGATTCTTGTGGACGGTGATTTGGGGCCTCAAGAGGCTATTGTTTATCCTGGGCTTGCTCTTTATCAAGCAACAGCAGGATATGTTAACCCTGCATTGCACAAAACTGAGATCAATATGGAGGCTAACATGTATGGGAGGTGTTCTTTAGGGTTCAAACTTTTGCCTAAATCAATGACTAGTCTTGATTGTTCGGAAATGAGAGCGGCCGGTTACGGAATTGAAACTCAGTTTCAGCTTCCTGTTCCTGTTGATGATTTTATGCAACGTTCGCATCCAACTGACCACCTTTTTAATAGGCCTGCTTTTCAATGCTTCAATTTCCAACCAACACATGACG GATCCATGAAGACTTTGATACGGAGGAGGAAGCAAAATCCTAAAAGCAAACCTCTGCCACCTTCCAAGAGGTTAAGGCTTGAGGCGCAGAGAGTTTTGAAAGAAAGAGTCCAAGACATTGCAGATAAGAAAGGCATCAAGCTGCGCTTCTGTAATATCAAGGAATGTGAAAGTCACTTTCACACCCTAGACAGCCCGTGTGCAAATATACGAATGGAGATAGGATGGCCACCTGGAGTACCATTTGTCCATCCCCATGATTTGCCCAATAAGGCAAAGCTAGGATTTCTTGAAGCATATGAACCTGGTTGGACAGAAGCGCATCAAAACATAGACAGGCTAGTCAACACTCTGATATCTGTAACT GAATCAATCCCCCTAGTATCCAACATATGGACAACAGGTGATCAAGTTGTGAAGACCTTCTGA